A region of Brevinema andersonii DNA encodes the following proteins:
- a CDS encoding aldehyde dehydrogenase family protein — protein MHVKQVQDIKKKQYEFFKTGAPLPWEFRAQQLNNLKRMLETYQVKILEALEQDLAKGEFEALSSEFMPVLADIECALKHGKKWIKPKKVPREFTTLDGYGTIVQKPFGVTLIMAPWNYPVQLSLLPLVGAIAAGNCIILKISELTPHVEFVLEQAVREYFDPAYITVVKGDINTNKALLELDFDKIFFTGSPQVGRIVMEKAAKHLTPVTLELGGKSPCVFDEMPAGDLRKAVKRMLWGKFINGGQTCIAPDYVLVPESIKNEFFDTVSGVLEEYKVERRYQRVINEHHYKRLKAYLKDGKIITGGSSDDKNLLLELTLLEPFSLSVSVMTNEIFGPILPVISYVNKQDALDKIRQICEYPLAFYVFSKDEVFIRTMLENISFGGAAINDTISQILVHSLPFGGVRTSGMGNYHGKFSFEAFSRSAGVFRKGFGLELPFRYPPYKKGIKTLRGMVKSKFR, from the coding sequence ATGCATGTAAAACAAGTACAAGATATCAAGAAAAAACAATATGAATTTTTTAAAACAGGAGCTCCTTTGCCTTGGGAGTTTCGAGCGCAGCAACTGAATAATCTCAAAAGAATGTTGGAGACTTATCAGGTTAAAATTCTGGAAGCTCTGGAACAAGATTTAGCAAAGGGTGAATTCGAAGCACTTTCATCCGAATTTATGCCGGTGCTTGCCGATATCGAATGTGCACTCAAGCACGGCAAAAAATGGATAAAACCTAAAAAAGTTCCTCGTGAATTTACGACTCTTGATGGATATGGAACAATCGTACAAAAACCTTTTGGCGTAACATTAATTATGGCGCCTTGGAATTATCCTGTTCAGCTGTCTTTGCTACCTCTGGTAGGTGCGATTGCGGCAGGAAATTGTATAATTCTCAAAATTTCAGAGTTGACACCTCATGTTGAGTTCGTGCTAGAACAAGCAGTACGTGAATATTTTGATCCTGCCTATATTACTGTAGTTAAAGGAGATATCAATACCAATAAAGCCTTGTTGGAACTTGATTTCGATAAGATATTTTTTACGGGATCGCCGCAAGTTGGTCGTATTGTCATGGAGAAAGCCGCGAAACATCTCACTCCTGTGACATTGGAACTTGGGGGCAAATCTCCTTGCGTGTTTGATGAAATGCCTGCTGGAGATCTTAGAAAAGCTGTGAAACGTATGTTGTGGGGCAAATTTATTAATGGTGGTCAGACTTGCATTGCGCCTGATTATGTACTGGTACCGGAATCTATAAAAAATGAGTTTTTTGATACAGTTTCTGGTGTTTTGGAAGAGTATAAAGTAGAGCGCCGTTATCAGCGTGTTATCAACGAGCACCACTACAAAAGATTAAAAGCTTATCTCAAAGACGGGAAAATAATCACTGGAGGCAGTTCGGATGATAAAAATTTACTGCTTGAGCTGACGCTTTTGGAGCCGTTTTCACTAAGCGTTTCTGTGATGACTAATGAAATTTTCGGTCCGATATTGCCTGTTATTTCTTATGTTAATAAACAAGATGCGCTTGATAAAATTCGTCAGATTTGTGAATATCCTTTAGCATTTTATGTTTTCTCGAAAGACGAAGTATTTATCCGCACTATGCTGGAAAATATTAGTTTTGGAGGAGCTGCGATTAATGATACGATTTCACAGATTTTAGTGCACAGCCTGCCGTTTGGAGGGGTGCGTACCAGTGGTATGGGCAATTATCATGGGAAATTCTCATTTGAAGCATTTTCGCGTTCGGCTGGTGTTTTTCGTAAAGGATTTGGTTTAGAGCTTCCGTTTCGTTATCCTCCTTATAAAAAAGGAATTAAAACTTTGCGCGGGATGGTGAAAAGTAAATTTCGATGA
- the cmk gene encoding (d)CMP kinase, whose amino-acid sequence MHNLDKKFKICYYYFMIITIDGPAGAGKSSISKKVAQELGFMVLDTGAMYRCVAYFMDKQNLTLEELLNHDMLSDFTVEFWDGKVFLNGENVSSLIRTPEIDKRASEVSQNAYVRSVMQDLQRLIARGTNIVAEGRDMGSAVFPDAELKIYLDASPEIRAERRRMQLLQRGITVDKDQLLQKMICRDYDDSNRAISPLCVPKNAIVINTDHIFPSEVLDKIVSLAKKLIRSEL is encoded by the coding sequence TTGCATAATTTGGACAAAAAATTTAAGATATGTTATTATTATTTTATGATAATAACAATTGATGGACCTGCAGGAGCAGGTAAAAGTTCTATATCGAAAAAAGTAGCGCAAGAGTTGGGATTTATGGTGTTAGACACGGGTGCGATGTATCGTTGTGTTGCTTATTTTATGGACAAACAAAATCTCACATTGGAAGAGCTTTTGAATCATGATATGTTGTCCGATTTTACTGTTGAATTTTGGGATGGAAAAGTGTTTCTTAACGGAGAAAATGTCAGTAGTTTGATTCGCACTCCTGAAATCGACAAACGTGCTTCCGAAGTCAGTCAAAATGCTTATGTGCGTTCGGTGATGCAAGATTTACAAAGGCTTATTGCGCGTGGCACTAATATCGTAGCCGAAGGACGTGATATGGGTTCTGCTGTATTTCCGGATGCGGAACTTAAAATTTATCTTGATGCTTCACCTGAAATCAGAGCTGAACGTCGTCGTATGCAGTTGCTCCAGCGAGGTATTACAGTAGATAAGGATCAATTGCTTCAGAAAATGATCTGCCGTGATTATGATGATTCAAATCGCGCGATTAGCCCTTTGTGTGTGCCTAAAAATGCTATTGTCATCAACACAGATCATATATTTCCTAGCGAAGTTCTTGATAAAATTGTTAGTCTGGCAAAAAAATTAATACGTTCAGAATTATAA
- a CDS encoding M15 family metallopeptidase, whose amino-acid sequence MKKVWLVFLLHGTAFGNFSGTDVFKALEKSYPSIVTTYENTSVDPAILVNGKVFYWISNRILPENAREDWEKYGTNTFYVYPESVPDLSKLSDDEVRALNAVNFKSRKPYHPEYHEVLYAMRRHTDTNKNIIKSRFLGKQVRVHRLAYKPLKCVEREILALAGTNKEAADFLRRIDTVYSFYWRKVESSSLRSMHSYGIGIDILDSRNTKKNVYWLWRKKLRVDWVREPLSRRWIPLAEIVKIFEKYGFVWGGKWLFYDTIHFEYRPEILILNGYEVKQV is encoded by the coding sequence ATGAAAAAAGTCTGGTTGGTTTTTCTACTACATGGCACTGCATTTGGAAATTTTTCCGGAACAGATGTTTTTAAGGCTCTTGAAAAATCATATCCTTCGATTGTTACAACTTACGAAAATACTTCTGTCGATCCAGCAATACTTGTTAACGGTAAAGTATTTTACTGGATTAGTAATAGAATCTTGCCGGAAAACGCCCGTGAGGACTGGGAAAAATATGGGACAAATACATTTTACGTGTATCCCGAATCGGTACCGGATTTGTCAAAGCTTTCGGATGATGAAGTTAGAGCCTTGAATGCGGTGAATTTCAAAAGTAGAAAACCTTATCATCCTGAGTATCACGAGGTTTTATACGCAATGCGCCGTCATACAGATACTAATAAAAATATTATAAAAAGTCGCTTTTTAGGAAAGCAAGTACGTGTACATCGTCTAGCGTATAAACCGTTGAAATGTGTTGAGCGTGAAATTCTTGCTCTTGCTGGGACTAATAAGGAAGCTGCTGATTTTCTGCGAAGGATTGATACAGTTTATTCGTTCTACTGGCGCAAGGTTGAGAGTTCGTCTCTAAGAAGCATGCATTCCTATGGTATAGGTATTGATATTTTAGACAGCAGAAATACTAAAAAAAATGTTTATTGGTTATGGAGAAAAAAACTACGTGTCGACTGGGTGCGTGAACCTCTTTCCAGACGTTGGATTCCGCTGGCTGAAATTGTCAAAATTTTTGAAAAATACGGGTTTGTCTGGGGTGGCAAGTGGCTATTTTACGACACGATCCATTTCGAGTATAGGCCAGAAATTCTTATTCTTAATGGTTATGAAGTCAAGCAAGTTTAA